A region of Lycium barbarum isolate Lr01 chromosome 1, ASM1917538v2, whole genome shotgun sequence DNA encodes the following proteins:
- the LOC132599040 gene encoding chaperone protein dnaJ 8, chloroplastic-like isoform X2 has protein sequence MATAMGNVGGCGSASASWISLTKKKMKGEKIRFNVSCIYSPSASNPYKTLRIQPDASETDVRKAFRQLALQTVMSNLRGETKSAEIFEEFADDDYDSMRGVNDPDWDMWEEWMGWEGAGIRDYSSHINPYI, from the exons ATGGCAACTGCTATGGGAAATGTTGGGGGTTGTGGGTCTGCCTCTGCTTCTTGGATTAGTTTGAcaaagaagaagatgaagggtGAGAAAATTAGATTTAATGTTTCTTGTATATATTCGCCTTCTGCGAGTAATCCTTACAAGACGTTGAGGATTCAACCTGATGCTTCTGAAACTGATGTCAGAAAGGCTTTTAGACAGCTTGCTCTTCAG ACTGTGATGAGTAACTTGAGAGGTGAAACCAAGAGTGCAGAGATATTTGAGGAATTTgctgatgatgattatgattccATGAGAGGAGTTAATGATCCAGATTGGGATATGTGGGAAGAGTGGATGGGATGGGAAGGGGCTGGCATTAGGGACTATTCTTCACACATCAACCCTTACATTTAA
- the LOC132599040 gene encoding chaperone protein dnaJ 8, chloroplastic-like isoform X1, producing the protein MATAMGNVGGCGSASASWISLTKKKMKGEKIRFNVSCIYSPSASNPYKTLRIQPDASETDVRKAFRQLALQYHPDVCRGSNCGIQFHQINEAYDTVMSNLRGETKSAEIFEEFADDDYDSMRGVNDPDWDMWEEWMGWEGAGIRDYSSHINPYI; encoded by the exons ATGGCAACTGCTATGGGAAATGTTGGGGGTTGTGGGTCTGCCTCTGCTTCTTGGATTAGTTTGAcaaagaagaagatgaagggtGAGAAAATTAGATTTAATGTTTCTTGTATATATTCGCCTTCTGCGAGTAATCCTTACAAGACGTTGAGGATTCAACCTGATGCTTCTGAAACTGATGTCAGAAAGGCTTTTAGACAGCTTGCTCTTCAG TATCACCCTGATGTGTGCAGAGGAAGTAATTGCGGCATTCAATTCCACCAAATTAACGAAGCATACGAC ACTGTGATGAGTAACTTGAGAGGTGAAACCAAGAGTGCAGAGATATTTGAGGAATTTgctgatgatgattatgattccATGAGAGGAGTTAATGATCCAGATTGGGATATGTGGGAAGAGTGGATGGGATGGGAAGGGGCTGGCATTAGGGACTATTCTTCACACATCAACCCTTACATTTAA